In Polaribacter sp. Hel_I_88, the following proteins share a genomic window:
- a CDS encoding M1 family aminopeptidase, whose protein sequence is MFSTIFKQELKYWFKKPIFYIYAAIFFIIAFLSAATAAGIWDGITGTTGSSRIVNSPINILDNFNIFTLLIFFLFPSIIGVSIYRDFKSEMHTILYSYPFTKANYLFAKFFSGILVVSAIVLVIAFGMMIGFRFPGTNSEIVGSFSFMAYVKSYLVFILPNVLFYGAVVFAVVTFSRNIGAGFITVIILLFFQAAIGGILSEPDQETLLAILDPFGAAASNKYTKYWTMSEQNEMQVPIKELVLYNRLFWLAISSLIFGLVFKYFKFNQNAVVISFKKVKSERVIKRNFSGITRINLPKVTHNYSFVNNLKTMWQLSNIDFKFILKSIPFICILIVGLLMMVIALFSAGAIFGTETLPVTWQMLGSGSIFSFLVINICTFLYAGILVQRAETAKINHLVDSTPVPNWTLLFSKLIALLKMQLILLAVIMVAGMIFQTYKGYYNYEIGHYIQELFGLNFLNYLVWALLSIFVQTLVKNQYLGFFIILIVVIAIPLLSFIGIELAVFKYNQGPGFDYSDMNGYGSALSRYLWYKLYWILGGSLLVILSILMWVRGLPSSFSERLQIAVQRFTKPKIVSFLVILIAFLTLGTTIFLETKSDNENSSSKQAELNAVKWEKTYKKYENYKQPRVVAVKADVHIYPKKRTYEASAIYTLVNKTNQEIDSIFLNHNSLESTFEFNIANQLVLEDTVFNFDIYRFDHKIKPGDSLQLTINVKSNKNTMFQQKSPVLENGTFLNNSMFPNLGYVSAGELTDNKTRKKYDLLPNDLQKHPSDSTALGNTYISKDSDWIDFEATVSTSKDQIAIAPGYLQKEWEENDRKYYHYKMDSKILNFYAFNSARYEVKKEIWNGISLEIYYHKPHTYNLERMMKGMKASLAYNAENFSPYQHKQARIIEFPRTQGTFAQSFANTIPFSEGFGFIAAVDDENEDGVDYPFAVTVHEVAHQWWAHQVIGADVLGATMLSESLSEYVALKVLEHEHGKPKMRTFLKEALDGYLFQRTLETKREKPLMYNDGQGYIRYQKGSLVFYALSDYIGEENLNGALKRYVEKVKFQEPPYTTSIEMVDYIREVTPDSLNYVINDMFETITLYQNRVTDVKSTALENGKYQVDIEFEVAKYRNDEKGKKFYGEKVGDTLSYTPANKNKPILSVKLQDYIDVGIFTEEEVDGKKKEVALYLQKHKITQINNKITIIVDKKPTEVGVDPYNKLIDTQSNDNRQKI, encoded by the coding sequence ATGTTTTCAACAATATTCAAACAAGAATTAAAATACTGGTTTAAAAAGCCTATTTTTTATATTTATGCAGCAATTTTTTTTATAATAGCTTTTTTGTCAGCAGCTACAGCAGCAGGTATTTGGGATGGAATTACAGGAACTACGGGTTCCTCTAGAATTGTAAATTCGCCCATAAATATTTTAGATAATTTCAACATATTTACACTATTAATTTTCTTTTTATTTCCCTCTATTATTGGGGTTTCTATTTATAGAGATTTTAAAAGCGAAATGCATACCATTTTATACTCCTATCCGTTTACAAAAGCCAACTATTTATTTGCTAAATTTTTTAGCGGCATTTTAGTAGTTTCTGCAATTGTGTTAGTGATTGCTTTTGGAATGATGATTGGTTTTCGATTTCCAGGAACAAATTCAGAAATTGTAGGATCTTTTAGTTTTATGGCGTATGTAAAATCGTATCTGGTTTTTATTTTACCAAACGTTTTATTTTATGGTGCTGTTGTGTTTGCAGTGGTTACCTTTTCTAGAAACATTGGCGCAGGTTTTATAACTGTTATTATTTTATTGTTTTTCCAAGCAGCAATTGGTGGTATTTTATCTGAACCAGACCAAGAAACTTTGTTGGCAATTTTAGATCCTTTTGGTGCTGCAGCTTCAAATAAATATACAAAATATTGGACCATGTCCGAACAAAATGAAATGCAAGTTCCTATTAAAGAGTTGGTTTTGTATAATAGATTATTTTGGTTGGCGATTTCTTCTTTAATATTTGGGCTGGTTTTTAAATATTTTAAATTCAACCAAAATGCAGTTGTTATTTCTTTTAAGAAAGTGAAATCAGAGAGAGTTATCAAAAGAAATTTTAGCGGAATTACAAGAATCAACTTGCCAAAAGTAACACACAATTATTCGTTTGTAAATAATTTAAAAACGATGTGGCAACTATCCAACATCGACTTTAAATTCATTTTAAAAAGCATTCCCTTTATCTGTATTTTAATTGTTGGTCTTTTAATGATGGTAATTGCCTTGTTTAGTGCAGGTGCAATTTTTGGAACAGAAACCTTGCCTGTAACTTGGCAAATGTTAGGAAGTGGAAGTATTTTTAGCTTTTTAGTCATTAATATTTGTACGTTTTTATATGCAGGTATTTTGGTGCAAAGAGCAGAAACAGCTAAAATAAATCATTTAGTTGATAGTACACCAGTTCCCAATTGGACGCTTTTATTCTCTAAATTGATTGCGTTGTTAAAAATGCAATTGATTTTATTAGCGGTAATTATGGTTGCAGGAATGATATTCCAAACCTATAAAGGCTATTATAATTACGAAATTGGGCATTATATACAAGAATTGTTTGGGTTAAATTTCTTAAACTATTTAGTTTGGGCATTGTTATCAATTTTTGTTCAAACCTTGGTGAAAAATCAATATTTAGGCTTTTTTATTATTTTGATTGTTGTGATTGCAATTCCATTATTATCTTTTATAGGAATTGAATTGGCTGTGTTTAAATACAATCAAGGTCCAGGTTTTGACTATTCTGATATGAATGGTTATGGATCAGCCTTGTCAAGATATTTATGGTATAAATTGTATTGGATTTTAGGAGGATCTTTATTAGTAATTTTAAGCATTTTAATGTGGGTTAGAGGTTTGCCAAGTTCTTTTTCAGAAAGATTGCAAATTGCAGTTCAGCGTTTTACAAAACCAAAGATCGTAAGTTTTCTGGTGATTTTAATCGCATTCTTAACTTTAGGAACTACAATTTTTCTAGAAACAAAATCGGACAATGAAAACTCATCATCTAAACAGGCAGAATTGAATGCTGTAAAATGGGAAAAAACCTATAAGAAATACGAAAATTACAAGCAACCCAGAGTTGTAGCTGTAAAAGCAGATGTGCATATTTATCCGAAGAAAAGAACCTACGAAGCTTCTGCGATTTACACATTGGTTAATAAAACCAATCAAGAAATTGATAGTATTTTCTTAAATCATAATTCTTTAGAAAGTACTTTTGAGTTTAATATTGCAAACCAATTAGTATTAGAAGACACTGTTTTTAATTTTGATATTTATCGATTCGATCATAAAATAAAACCTGGGGATTCTTTACAGTTAACCATCAATGTTAAAAGCAACAAAAACACGATGTTTCAGCAAAAATCGCCTGTTTTAGAAAATGGAACTTTTTTAAATAACTCCATGTTTCCAAATTTAGGCTATGTTTCTGCTGGCGAATTAACAGATAATAAAACACGAAAAAAATACGATTTATTACCAAATGATTTGCAAAAACATCCTTCAGATTCTACAGCTTTAGGCAATACGTATATTTCTAAAGATTCAGATTGGATTGATTTTGAAGCAACAGTATCCACATCTAAAGATCAAATTGCCATTGCTCCAGGATATTTGCAAAAAGAATGGGAGGAAAACGATCGTAAATATTATCACTATAAAATGGATAGTAAAATATTGAATTTTTATGCTTTTAATTCTGCCAGATATGAAGTGAAAAAAGAAATCTGGAATGGCATAAGTTTGGAAATTTACTATCACAAACCACACACCTATAATTTAGAAAGAATGATGAAAGGAATGAAAGCTTCTTTGGCATATAATGCAGAGAATTTTAGTCCTTATCAACATAAACAAGCAAGAATTATTGAATTCCCAAGAACACAAGGAACGTTTGCACAATCGTTTGCAAATACAATTCCGTTTTCTGAAGGTTTTGGCTTTATTGCAGCTGTAGATGATGAGAATGAAGATGGTGTAGATTATCCATTTGCTGTTACTGTTCATGAAGTTGCTCATCAATGGTGGGCACATCAAGTAATTGGTGCAGATGTTTTAGGAGCAACTATGTTGTCTGAAAGTTTGTCTGAATATGTGGCTTTAAAAGTGTTAGAGCACGAACATGGAAAACCTAAAATGCGTACCTTTTTAAAGGAAGCTTTAGATGGTTATTTATTTCAAAGAACCTTAGAAACAAAAAGAGAAAAACCATTAATGTATAATGATGGACAAGGATATATTCGTTACCAAAAAGGATCTTTAGTCTTTTATGCGTTGAGTGATTATATTGGAGAAGAAAACTTAAATGGCGCATTAAAACGTTATGTAGAAAAAGTAAAATTTCAAGAGCCTCCTTATACAACATCCATAGAAATGGTTGACTATATTAGAGAGGTTACTCCAGATTCTTTAAATTATGTTATTAACGATATGTTTGAAACGATTACTTTGTATCAAAATAGAGTTACTGATGTAAAATCCACAGCATTAGAAAACGGAAAATATCAAGTTGATATTGAGTTTGAAGTGGCTAAATATAGGAATGATGAAAAAGGGAAGAAGTTTTATGGCGAAAAAGTAGGGGATACTTTAAGTTACACTCCTGCAAATAAAAACAAACCAATTTTATCAGTAAAATTACAAGACTATATAGATGTTGGTATTTTTACAGAAGAAGAAGTGGATGGAAAAAAGAAAGAAGTAGCCTTGTATTTGCAAAAACATAAGATTACTCAAATCAATAATAAAATAACTATTATTGTTGATAAAAAACCGACAGAAGTTGGTGTTGATCCTTACAATAAATTGATTGACACACAGTCTAATGATAATAGACAAAAAATCTAA
- the dapA gene encoding 4-hydroxy-tetrahydrodipicolinate synthase encodes MQKFIGTGVALITPFKDDLSVDFDALIKLVNFNIEHGTDYLVINGTTGESATITKEEKQQIIDVIIKTNNKRLPLVLGVGGNNTLEVVKEFKTRDFTGIDGILSVAPYYSKPTQEGFYQHYKALAEATDLPIILYNVPGRTAKNMEPSTTLRLAKDFSNIVGVKEAGNNQQQYNTLLKDKPADFLIISGDDDLALGVALAGGSGVISVIGQAFPAAFSKMINLGLEGKNKEGYDIHFKMMDIIDFIFEENNPAGIKTVLQELGICKNDVRLPLVKASKGLQAKIAKFVADF; translated from the coding sequence ATGCAAAAATTTATTGGAACTGGTGTCGCTTTAATAACACCTTTTAAAGATGATTTATCTGTAGATTTTGATGCGCTAATTAAATTAGTGAACTTCAATATCGAACACGGAACAGATTATTTAGTAATTAATGGTACAACTGGCGAAAGCGCAACCATTACTAAAGAAGAAAAACAGCAAATTATTGATGTGATCATCAAAACAAATAATAAGCGTTTGCCTTTAGTTTTAGGCGTTGGTGGTAACAATACTTTAGAAGTTGTAAAAGAATTTAAAACAAGAGATTTTACTGGAATTGACGGAATTTTATCGGTTGCTCCTTATTATAGCAAACCAACTCAAGAAGGTTTTTATCAGCATTACAAAGCATTAGCAGAAGCAACTGATTTACCCATAATATTATACAATGTTCCTGGTAGAACAGCTAAAAATATGGAACCATCTACAACTTTACGTTTGGCAAAAGATTTTAGCAATATTGTTGGTGTAAAAGAAGCAGGCAATAATCAGCAACAATATAATACATTGCTAAAAGACAAGCCAGCAGATTTTTTAATAATTTCTGGTGATGATGATTTAGCTTTAGGAGTAGCATTAGCAGGAGGTTCAGGAGTGATTTCTGTAATTGGACAAGCATTTCCAGCAGCATTTTCTAAAATGATAAACTTAGGGTTAGAAGGAAAAAATAAAGAAGGTTATGACATTCATTTTAAAATGATGGACATTATAGATTTCATTTTCGAGGAAAATAATCCTGCAGGAATTAAAACGGTTTTACAAGAATTAGGCATTTGTAAAAATGATGTTCGTTTGCCTTTAGTAAAAGCAAGTAAAGGTTTACAGGCTAAAATAGCAAAGTTTGTAGCTGATTTCTAG
- a CDS encoding outer membrane protein assembly factor BamD, translated as MKNLAFLLLFSLMLFSCGEYQKVLNKGTVEDQYKMAVKLYETNKYAKALRLFDKVMPAYRGKPQMERIQFMIAQSNFNEKNYTDAGYYFDRFVKNYPSSSKIEEASFLSAYSYKLASPVFSKDPTDTNKALEAFQVFINTYPDSDKIAEANAHYKELRYKLQKKYFEIAKTYYTTADYDVRNYKAAIQAFDNLLSDYLGSEFKEEALYYRLKAAHDFVLKSTDRRKQDRIKDAIEAYEKLIRNYPESQFMEDANEMLAVLKSEKIRIDALMEQVKDINEENSKEK; from the coding sequence ATGAAAAATTTAGCGTTTTTATTACTGTTTAGTCTTATGTTATTTTCTTGTGGAGAATACCAAAAAGTACTGAATAAAGGTACTGTGGAAGATCAGTACAAAATGGCTGTGAAGTTATATGAAACCAACAAGTACGCGAAAGCTTTGCGTTTGTTTGATAAAGTAATGCCTGCTTATAGAGGTAAACCACAAATGGAACGTATTCAGTTTATGATTGCACAATCTAACTTTAATGAGAAAAATTACACAGACGCTGGTTATTATTTTGATCGTTTTGTAAAAAATTATCCAAGTAGTTCAAAAATAGAAGAAGCATCTTTTTTATCAGCTTACAGTTATAAATTAGCATCACCTGTTTTTAGTAAAGATCCTACAGATACAAATAAAGCTTTAGAGGCTTTTCAAGTTTTTATAAATACATATCCAGATTCAGATAAAATTGCTGAAGCAAATGCACATTATAAAGAATTAAGATATAAATTACAGAAAAAATATTTCGAAATTGCAAAAACGTATTATACAACTGCAGATTACGATGTAAGAAATTACAAAGCAGCAATACAAGCTTTCGATAATTTATTGTCAGATTATTTAGGGTCAGAATTTAAGGAAGAAGCTTTGTATTACAGATTAAAAGCGGCTCATGATTTTGTGTTAAAAAGTACTGACAGAAGAAAACAAGACAGAATTAAAGATGCTATTGAAGCTTACGAAAAGCTAATAAGAAATTATCCAGAATCACAATTTATGGAAGATGCTAATGAAATGTTAGCGGTTTTAAAAAGTGAGAAGATAAGAATAGACGCTTTAATGGAACAAGTAAAGGATATCAACGAAGAAAACTCTAAAGAGAAATAA
- a CDS encoding DNA-directed RNA polymerase subunit omega, whose amino-acid sequence MDYKDTKAAISTVTYNRNLLEAPTENIYEAISIIAKRADQINEDLKKELVDKLEEFATYNDSLEEVFENKEQIEVSKFYERLPKPTALAVEEWLNDKVYHRNPEQTV is encoded by the coding sequence ATGGATTATAAAGATACAAAAGCAGCAATAAGTACAGTTACTTATAACAGGAATCTTTTGGAAGCTCCAACAGAAAATATTTATGAAGCAATTTCTATTATTGCTAAAAGAGCAGACCAAATTAACGAAGATTTAAAAAAGGAATTAGTTGATAAATTAGAAGAGTTTGCTACTTATAATGATAGTTTAGAAGAAGTTTTCGAAAACAAAGAGCAAATTGAAGTTTCTAAATTTTACGAACGTTTACCAAAGCCAACTGCATTAGCAGTAGAGGAGTGGTTAAATGATAAAGTATATCATAGAAATCCAGAACAAACAGTATAA